The Desmodus rotundus isolate HL8 chromosome 3, HLdesRot8A.1, whole genome shotgun sequence genome includes a region encoding these proteins:
- the CD83 gene encoding CD83 antigen isoform X2 has protein sequence MSRGLQLLLLGCACSLAAATRELKVACSENVDLPCTAPRSPRVPYTVSWTKLTKDGEETIEVPQDDLQKYHQTEQKGPLEPPSQGPYSLKIRNATSCSSGTYRCTLEGPEGQRNQSGTVILRVTGCRKEREEETFKKYRAEIVLLLALVVFYITLIIFTCFARHTVFPEFSKPGMERAFLPVTSPSKPVELVTLHKTELV, from the exons ATGTCGCGCGGCCTCCAGCTCCTGCTCCTGGGCTGCG CTTGCAGCCTGGCGGCGGCAACGCGGGAACTAAAGGTGGCTTGTTCCGAGAATGTGGACTTGCCTTGCACCGCCCCGCGGAGCCCGCGGGTCCCCTACACGGTGTCCTGGACTAAG cttaCCAAGGACGGGGAAGAGACAATAGAGGTGCCCCAGGACGACCTGCAGAAGTATCACCAGACAGAGCAGAAGGGCCCCCTTGAGCCCCCCAGCCAAGGGCCGTATTCCCTGAAGATCCGAAATGCCACCAGCTGCAGCTCGGGGACGTACAGATGCACTCTGGAGGGGCCAGAAGGGCAGAGAAACCAAAGTGGCACAGTGATCTTGAGAGTGACAG GATGCCGTAAGGAGCGCGAAGAAGAGACTTTTAAGAAATACAGAGCTGAGATTGTACTGCTGTTGGCTTTGGTGGTTTTTTATATAACACTCATCATTTTCACTTGT TTTGCACGACACACTGTTTTTCCAGAGTTTTCTAAACCTGGCATGGAACGAGCTTTTCTCCCAGTCACCTCCCCAAGCAAGCCTGTGGAGCTGGTGACTCTTCACAAGACAGAACTGGTGTGA
- the CD83 gene encoding CD83 antigen isoform X1 produces MSRGLQLLLLGCACSLAAATRELKVACSENVDLPCTAPRSPRVPYTVSWTKLTKDGEETIEVPQDDLQKYHQTEQKGPLEPPSQGPYSLKIRNATSCSSGTYRCTLEGPEGQRNQSGTVILRVTGCRKEREEETFKKYRAEIVLLLALVVFYITLIIFTCKFARHTVFPEFSKPGMERAFLPVTSPSKPVELVTLHKTELV; encoded by the exons ATGTCGCGCGGCCTCCAGCTCCTGCTCCTGGGCTGCG CTTGCAGCCTGGCGGCGGCAACGCGGGAACTAAAGGTGGCTTGTTCCGAGAATGTGGACTTGCCTTGCACCGCCCCGCGGAGCCCGCGGGTCCCCTACACGGTGTCCTGGACTAAG cttaCCAAGGACGGGGAAGAGACAATAGAGGTGCCCCAGGACGACCTGCAGAAGTATCACCAGACAGAGCAGAAGGGCCCCCTTGAGCCCCCCAGCCAAGGGCCGTATTCCCTGAAGATCCGAAATGCCACCAGCTGCAGCTCGGGGACGTACAGATGCACTCTGGAGGGGCCAGAAGGGCAGAGAAACCAAAGTGGCACAGTGATCTTGAGAGTGACAG GATGCCGTAAGGAGCGCGAAGAAGAGACTTTTAAGAAATACAGAGCTGAGATTGTACTGCTGTTGGCTTTGGTGGTTTTTTATATAACACTCATCATTTTCACTTGT AAGTTTGCACGACACACTGTTTTTCCAGAGTTTTCTAAACCTGGCATGGAACGAGCTTTTCTCCCAGTCACCTCCCCAAGCAAGCCTGTGGAGCTGGTGACTCTTCACAAGACAGAACTGGTGTGA